A window of Rosa rugosa chromosome 7, drRosRugo1.1, whole genome shotgun sequence genomic DNA:
TACTCAATTTGATGGGTTGgagctttcttttctttcttttttcattttcttttaaattttttgCTCTTTTGTGTGTGTATTTAGGTTTAGGTTTAGGTTTAGGGTGGATATTCCGGCACCTTGATACTGCCCTTATTTTGGTTCCTTGGTAGAAAGGCCTTTTTGAATACTTACGAACAATTGAGCATGTAAAATAATGTTGAATGTAGTCATTTATGATCGGATTTAGTCTAGATCTATCTTGTATCTTGTTTTCGGTTCATCTACTTCGGTCAAAACTTTAAAATTTTAGAATGTttgatttcaatcaaaaaaTCGAACcgtatatacatttttttttttttagaatgaacCGTATATACATTGATCCAGCCCTAATGTGTGTAATATTGTAGTGCTAAAACTAATAGATCATATCTTGGTGTACTAATGgaaaaatcaaagaaacaagCATATAATTATACAGTAATATCGAATCCATATCATGTATCTTGGTTTATTTGGGTCTATCCACATTGGTTAACAAACACTATTAAGATCGATGTCTATTCTTGAAACTTTAACACTCCAACGTACGATTCCAGCCAAAAAAACAAATTGTATACCTTAATCCGGCCCTAGTCGGTAAGAGTGCTAAAATGAAAAGTGTTAAAGAGAATTCTTTGCTTCTTGAATTGTACACGCAGAGTATAAAAATCTTAGTTAGTGTGCAATTTCAACTTAACTTACATATGATGATGCATGCATTGCTTTTTACAACTTAGTGTCCATTTAGAAAATGTGTGCATCTCACCCACAGATTGAATGAAAACATCAGGTCAAAAAGCCCTAGTCAAAAAGCCCTGGATCGATTTTTATTGACGGGTTTCACGTGCTCAAAGCTACAGAAAGGCATGTCTTTCTTGCACATAACAGTCTCTAGGCTGACCAATCAAAGCAACAAAAGGAAGCCTCCCATTCCTTAAATCATATCATACAAGAACTAAACTACTGCATTAAGTAGTATACAAGTACCTAATGATCAAGACCAGTCTgcattattctcaaaaaaaaaaaaaaaccagtctgCATTAACAAAAGAAACATAACCAGATATTAACTAACTATATCGATATCGATCGATGAACTTGACTGACTAGGATGAAGAGGACTCAAACTTGTAGTGTTTATCAATGGCAACTGATACATCCCATATGCACCTGAGTCCTTTGGGAATGGTTACAAGGTCTCCTGCTCCAAACTCTACAAACTCGGACGAAGATGATGATGAGCATCCTTTAGGATACACCTTCACTCTGCCTCTTACCAGATAACATGTCTCTGCTGCCTCAAACTTAAGTGTGTACTTCCCTGGTGCACATCCCCATCTGCAAAAGTAAATAGTAATATGCAGTAGTTCTTAATACTGTAGAAGATAGCTCGATCAACCAGTTGTTATATATAGGTAAAAACAAACATAGCAGAGAAGCTTAAGACTCACTTTGGCCATGAGTTAATAGCCAATTCAGATAAGCGTGAATCCGAGGGATTGCTTTCCACTGTGATGTTTAGATTAGGAAATGTTGAAACTGCAGAGTTTGATGTTGTTGCCATGGCAGactcgatcaaaaaaaaaaattatgattaGGGAGAAAGTGAACAAGAAGCAACAAGActgttgagacttgagaggaAAAAATGGGAAGGAGTTATGGGGTAGTTGGcctacttgtgtatatataGAGCTTTCAGTAATTGGGAACAGAAGAGGATGAAGTCTTTACATGAACTTATACCCAATTTCAATAAAAGGACTCAAAAATAGATAGAAAAAGGAGGGAGGGTCTTAAAtaggaaaataaagaaaaaggaaagaaggaaaaaaccacaaaagaaagaagaaaaaaggatAAAAAGGCGGACAGAAGCTACTCAAACTATCAGAGCCAGGTTTCGATCCTGGGACCTGTGGGTTATGGGCCCACCACGCTTCCGCTGCGCCACTCTGATTGTTGATAGTAGTTTACACAATTAGATATTTAGAGGCAAAAAGAAAAGTAGCAAAACCCTGACTCAGTGACTCTAATCTAAGAAATAGTTTGCAAACTTAACTTGATATACAGCATGTCTGCTAGGTTTTGGAATTGAGACAGTAGAGACAATGGGAAAGAACAACCTCGATCTCGATTTTTCTCCAGAATTTTGATCAAGACGCGCGAAACCGAGGGTCTGAGAAATATTTGGGAGAAAAAGTTGAAACCGGCCTTTGCATTTCATGGCCTCTCTTGCTTGTGCACATTGAGTGAGGGGAAAATGACATTTTAAGTGGTTGCAACAACACGGTTTCGCAGCCAATATATCATTGAAAAGGACCAGGGTTGCTTTTGATCTTATCAGCTGGTGAGAAAGCAGAATAAGCGATAGAAATACTACTGGATAGCTAGCACTGTCAAACATTGCATCATCCCATTAAAGAAATGTTATTGGCTTATTGTCTGGATTTCAAAGAGAAAACTGAAGATGTTTGTGGACTTAAGCGCTGTGCTCTTGTATTTTTTGAGGAATTTATTCTTTGTTCTGGCACGTTCAGATATACAAAAACAATTCAGATATATGAACCATCTCGTGGAAGTTAGCCTTACGGAAATTAGTGTTTGGACTCATATTTGGAGTGCATGTTAAAACTTTTATTAAAGTAACAAGATAAAGTGTCCTACCGTATTGTAAAGGGAAAAGCACTCTTGGGAAAGATTCTGTAAGAAAACTGCATATCAACGTTGTGCCTGATCGACTACGGTGAAGGATGAAGtcatgaagatgaagaggagtTCAAGGTGCACCGACGCGAAATCAAGTTGCAATGGAGCCCTACTGCAATGACACAGTGGATTAAAGTGAGTTAGCGCGGAATCTAAATTTCATTGTAGGTTATGCTTTATATGCTTCTATATTTGTGAGATTGTTCAAGGTTTATATATGCAGCTTTTGTGTATTGAAATAAGTTAATTAAAATTTGAATGCAACATTAAGTTGAAGCCTGTACGTATGTCAACTTCACCGTCAACTATATATGTATTTTGACACTTGAAATTAGATGTCTGAAAAACATCATATTCAAAGTCATAATCAGTAACTACCCAACTTCGTTCTCCTTAGTGatcatcaacataacaaaaGCACAGTGTTATGATAATTAATTAACTTCACGATAAAATTATATTATCAATTTGGTACATTTTAAGATGCTGCATAAAAGATAATAAAAATTAGTTTATTTCAATATTTCAAGAAAGCACATCATTATTCAATGGTAAAATACAACTACACATTATGAATAAGATCGACTCAATAAGTTGTAAAACAAATTACAATACCTTTGAGTATATAGCCGCAATTCATGTCTCAACAACACATGGTTCGTGATTCTGTATTGCGTGTTAATTCACATGAGCAGATGCGGTGTACAATATGTCCATACTCTTAATTGGAAAGTTATGTTTTTCCTATATGGACACGTTCACAACGTACTCGTGATTTTTCATTTCAATGAGCGGGGCATGCATGCAGTGAGTGatattttgtaattaatgcTTTTATTTAAGGTGGATATATATGTGCCCCAACCACTATATAAGTAACTATGCATGGTTTGATGCACGCCCTTAATATACCAAGTAATAATAATCACGTTATATAGATTGAATAGTTtatatcatcatcttcatcatcatccttcaaTTCAGAGAATATCACGAGCACAGATATATACAAAGCAGTGGTAATTGCTACTACACAAAACATGGTAATTGCTACTTATTATATAAAGACCTATTCACTATCTGTTAGAGAAGAAGTCTGTTTAATTACTTcagaaaattatatataaagAGATATCGATCACTCTATAATATATCGCTATATGCATGTGGATCAACCCTTTTCTTTGTACGTAATATGTTTTTTCACATAtgatcttcatcatcttcatcatcaattCTTCCTTCCACTAATAACTTAATAAGATAATGCTCTAGCATCagtcaaaagttcaaaaccaaTGATCACCGTAGAGTTGTTCCAAATGAGTTGAGATGTGATTTAATATCCATAAATCTAGTATGTGAGAAAACTGAAAGAATATCTAAGGTGTTCATTCGATGCACAGATAAACGCTGAATATTTATCTATATTTATGCCGGTTATAAATAACAATAACAACTCACTTGAAAATTTTAGTTCTCTCCATTATCTCAACAAGCCAATTGAAATATATAATAGAATAAaactacacatatatatatatatacagtccggctacactaaggacgtccttagtttttcttaggtacggatttccggttttcacccactttccgatcaaattttcacatcttaaccgttcagtttttactttttaggtcctaatatatagatcacctctgcaaaatttcagccaaattggtgatcattaaggcatccaaaactgcaaattacaacaatgtaaacgaacggttccggttcgacagattcggttcgttcgtgtaaattgcagttttggacgccttaacgatcaccaaattggctgaaattttgcatatgtgatccatacattaggatctaaaaactgaacggttaagatgtgaaaatgtgatcggaaagtagGTGAAAatagtaaatccgttccataagaaaaactaaggacatccttacctgagaaaaatcctatatatatatagggtgaaTCTCTTGTAATCTATATGATCGAATGGCTGGAATGTATAGAGCATATGTTCAGAATCCAAATTGAAAAGTTGTGATTTTTCAAGATGAACATGTATAATATATGGTCAATTAAGTTCCCATGACATAACAAATTCCACTCTTATGATCATGGTTCATAGTATTAGGGGAATCACTATTTCCTAGTGGATCTTAGTGTTTGGTCCCGCCTATCGATCGCAATACTTGAAAATGAGTATATGTTCAAACCGACCTATCAAACTCGATATATGAGTAGTCTCTAGCAGCATGATTATCATAGCTGCGCATTATGCAGTTTTGCCTGTACACTAGCTTGTAGGTGAATTAATCTTTGATAAACATGACGGTTACCTAGCCAAATAAAGTATATATCATGTCTGCATAAATCAAAAGATACACATACTATGTCAATATGTGGACGTTAATGCATGAAATTATCTTGAAATAGGAAGATTAAAGTGAATTGAATTAAGACATAAATCTTTATGCGTCGCTTCCACGTAATTTGGTGGGTCTTCAAAGTGCAAATGAGTCAAATCGAGATAATACTAGGATAATAAAGCTTGACTCATATGGTTTCCCTTTTAATTACCGACTTTGAACTCAGTGTAAGTTTGAACTATTTTTCAGACTCAaacctaattttttttcaaactcAAACTTAGCTCGGcctaattaatttttttctaaGCTCGAGCTTCTTGACTCAATTATAGAACAAGCTCGGTCATAGTTATGTTGATGGTCTGCAATGGACCTTTTTGTTACCAAGGAGTGTTTTAGATGCACTCCACTTTGATGTTGTAAACTCTAGATGCCCTAGAGCCTTCTACTTATAATCATAGTCTttttgcataaaaaaaaaaattataaaacaaGCTCAAACTTGAGTTTAACTCAACTCAACTTGAtcatatatatttatgaatCCAAAAAATACCTTCAAGCCACTTTATCAAGATCCACCCGTCATCTGTCAGTCCATCTCACCTCACCATATAATTAAAAAGAATTACTAGAGCATACATAACATCTTACAAAATACATCATCATTTTCCCCAtaattagaaaagaaaagaaaagaaaaaagtgtcAGAAGAAAATAGAGtgaaaaacacacacacccacacccacacccacCCAAGGAGTTTAGTCTAGCGGAAACCTGGCTAGACACGTAAGTTGGGTGAATGTGAACCGGATACTCAAACAGGTCCAGCGTTCGATATCATTTCCCTGTGAAAACCACACATCTAAAAAGAATTTTATCCAAATCAAATCCCGACTCAAAATGGTAGCGCACGTTGCCACTTTCACACCCTCCACCACCTCCAGGTAATAAAAAGCAGATAAAAACTTCCCTCTCTTTTCACACTCTTACCAAACCcgactctttcttcttcttcttctctctctctagttttcTCCTCCATTGATGCGATTGATGCGCTCACTCTTCCCTCCAAACCCAATCAAAACCCCCCAAACCCTCTTCACCTCCCTCCgatccctctccctctccctctcctcaaTGGCCATACCCCCTCCCAAGTCCGCCATCccctccgccgccgccgacAACGAGGCCGGCCTCGCCCGCCGCTTCTGGATCAAGTTCCGCCGCGAATCGATTTTCGCTCTGTTCCATCCCTTCTCGCTCTGCTTGGCCTCCGGCGACCTCAAGATTGAGTCTTTCCGCAGCTACATCGCCCAAGATGCTCACTTTCTCAAGGCCTTTGCCCACGCGTGagtccctcttcttcttcttcttcttcttcaagattgaaacttagggtttcgattgtGATTGAAATCTGAATCTAATTCAATTCTAAAAGTGGAGAATATTCTTGATTTTGTTGAATTTGGAAAGATTGGTTGTGTTTATTAAGCTTTTTTAGAAGTTAGATACTAGCTTTAGGAGCCTCATTGGGTTGGGGTTTAGGCAAGAAGAGACAGTGTATTGTTAGATTGGGAATGAGGAGTTTTAATCTGTATGAAGCAAAAACTAAGGTCAGGCTGTAGAGGTTGATGAAAATTTTGTATCTACCATCTACTTGGTTAGGCAGAGTTCTTGTTTTTTTCAGTGTAGGGATTTCAGTTAtggcttttctttgttttttatcATATGCTTAGTTAAGGCCGAGCAAGGTTGCTGAGGAATTCGTAGGAAATGATAAAGAAGTAAAAACATGTGTCGTAGACAGTTGTTAAGTAGTTTGACGCTTTTACTCTGTCATCAGTCACCGCCTCTCCTTGCTTTGCTTCTGAATTTGTATTAGGTTTTCAATGTCTTCTGCTACCATGCTACAATTTCTatagaatttttcttttttagtgtaCCAGAAGATATGCTAGGATTTTGAATTTAAAGCTTTATTTGGTTGCTGAGAAAAGGtttgaaaagaagagaaaaaaaaaatctttggcTAAAATGAAGGATCATATTGTAGTTTGGTTTGGTATAATTGAACTGATTGACTTATTTGGTTGACTTTATGGTTCTTTGGAAACAGGAGTAACTAAAATCATATAGctatttttttgtgtttttcagtTTTCTCAGCAACCAAATGGAGTTAAAGTATTTTGGATATATTTATGTGCATTAAATGAGGTAAGCTTTTTTATTGTTTCCCATAAATCTAATAATGTGTACAATAGGAATAGGTTATGATTTAGTTTATTCAGAATTACGGCAGTTTGTATTAGGTCGATATTAGGTGTGAGTTTAGGTGATTTATATTTTCAAGCTCTATTAATGTCTGCATTTTTAGGTATGAGTTGGCGGAAGAGTGCGCAGATGACGATGATGCAAAGCTAGGAATTTCTGAGTTAAGGAGTGCTGTTCTTCAGGAACTGAAAATGCATAATTCATTCGTGCAGGTAAGATGAAGGGTTCTGAGTAGACGTGTAAACTACAACTGACTTGTAATACTTCAAATATGTATGTGTAGTAGTTAAATGGATTCTTTATTTGCAAATAGAATATATCACTATCGGTTACGTTGTTAAGTTACATTTCGCATTGTCTAAGTATAAGGGTAAATGCAGGAATGGGGTTTAGATGCTAAGGACATCTCTATCAGCTCTGCAGCAGTAAAGTACACAGAATTCTTATTGGCAACAGCCTCTGGTAAAGTTGAAGGAGTAAAAGGCCCTGGTAAACTTGCGACTCCATTTGAAAGAACCAAAGTTGCTGCTTACACCCTTGGTGCCATGACTCCTTGCATGAGATTGTATGCCTTTATAGGTAAGGAGTTCAAGGCACTTCTAGATCCCAAAGACGGCACTCATCCATACAAGAAGTGGATCGACAATTATTCTTCCGAAAGTTTTCAGGTTTGTCCTCTCatatttaaatataatttgTTTTCACCTTCTTTTCACATAAGTAGTCTTCTTTACTTCGACAACTTAGTTaatattttgattattttctttgaacttaGGCATCAGCTGTGCAAACTGAAGAGTTGCTGGATAAGCTAAGTGTCTCTTTGACTGGCGAGGAGCTTGACATCATTGAAAAGCTTTATCATCAAGCCATGAAACTTGAGATAGAGTTCTTTTCAGCCCAGTCACTTCTTCAACCAACTGTAGTTCCTCTTATCAAAGATCATGACTCTGCAAAAGATCACCTCATgatattttcagattttgatttgACTTGTACTGTTGTTGATTCCTCTGCCATTTTGGCTGAAATTGCAATAGTAACTGCCC
This region includes:
- the LOC133723950 gene encoding uncharacterized protein LOC133723950 produces the protein MATTSNSAVSTFPNLNITVESNPSDSRLSELAINSWPKWGCAPGKYTLKFEAAETCYLVRGRVKVYPKGCSSSSSSEFVEFGAGDLVTIPKGLRCIWDVSVAIDKHYKFESSSS
- the LOC133721556 gene encoding bifunctional TH2 protein, mitochondrial-like isoform X1, with product MRLMRSLFPPNPIKTPQTLFTSLRSLSLSLSSMAIPPPKSAIPSAAADNEAGLARRFWIKFRRESIFALFHPFSLCLASGDLKIESFRSYIAQDAHFLKAFAHAYELAEECADDDDAKLGISELRSAVLQELKMHNSFVQEWGLDAKDISISSAAVKYTEFLLATASGKVEGVKGPGKLATPFERTKVAAYTLGAMTPCMRLYAFIGKEFKALLDPKDGTHPYKKWIDNYSSESFQASAVQTEELLDKLSVSLTGEELDIIEKLYHQAMKLEIEFFSAQSLLQPTVVPLIKDHDSAKDHLMIFSDFDLTCTVVDSSAILAEIAIVTAPKPDQNQSEDQITRMSSADLRNTWCLLSKQYTEEYEQCIESIIPTKRAEFVYNNLHKALEQLSEFEKKANNRVIESGVLKGLNIEDIKRAGERLILQDGCIDFFKKIIKSDNLNANVHVLSYCWCGDLIRSAFSSGGLHEPNVHANEFTFEESISTGKIVKKVESPIDKVQAFRDIIKSCQSDRKNLTIYIGDSVGDLLCLLEADIGIVIGSSSSLRRVGTQFGVSFVPLFPGLVKKQKECVEGRSSNWKGLTGILYTASSWAEIHAFILGY